In the Quercus lobata isolate SW786 chromosome 5, ValleyOak3.0 Primary Assembly, whole genome shotgun sequence genome, one interval contains:
- the LOC115991695 gene encoding G-type lectin S-receptor-like serine/threonine-protein kinase At1g11410 isoform X2, which produces MKLIFNGRRLGYEPKSPRDWYLRDGSEGCVREKLGMSMCGNGEGFVKVQHLKGPDSANAAWMDMSMSSSECEQACLSNCSCTAFISIDIDGKGTGCLAWYGELVDILENSDEGWDLNIRVDASELAKYTRKSKGFRGNKRLLAITILCVAVPFFLVSLLVYMLLMKKRKTKVMRKLHNQLLSFIGTKCSLEGNELEDSSRHPDLSTFNLSCIVAATDNFSPTNKLGQGGFGSVFKVQLPNGQQIAVKRLSKSSGQGIEEFKNEVMLIAKLQHRNLVKLFGCCIQEEEKMLIYEYMPNKSLDSFIFDHTRSSILNWRKRCEIVDGIARGILYLHQDSRLRIIHRDLKTSNILLDAEMNPKISDFGMARIFKGDQIQDKTTRVVGTYGYMSPEYAIFGKFSIKSDVFSFGVVLLEIISGKKNNDSYQKHPSLTLIGHVWELWREGRALDIIDSSINDSYVSDQVLRCIQIGLLCVQEDVMDRPTMLAVLHMLSSEATLPSPKQPAFIFRKSIQDLAPVVGGGSCSINDMTISKVEAR; this is translated from the exons ATGAAGCTGATCTTCAATGGAAGGAGACTTG GGTATGAACCCAAGTCTCCAAGGGATTGGTATCTCAGAGATGGTTCTGAGGGTTGTGTTAGGGAAAAGTTGGGGATGTCAATGTGTGGGAATGGAGAAGGGTTTGTGAAGGTGCAACATTTGAAGGGTCCTGATTCAGCTAATGCAGCTTGGATGGACATGAGTATGAGTAGCTCAGAGTGTGAGCAGGCATGCTTGAGTAATTGCTCTTGCACAGCTTTTATTAGTATAGATATTGATGGGAAGGGGACAGGTTGCTTGGCATGGTATGGTGAATTGGTAGACATTTTGGAGAATTCAGATGAAGGGTGGGATTTAAATATTCGTGTGGATGCATCAGAGTTAG CCAAGTATACAAGGAAGTCCAAAGGTTTTCGTGGCAACAAGAGGCTGCTGGCTATTACAATATTGTGTGTTGCTGTGCCATTTTTTCTGGTATCCTTGCTAGTCTATATGTTGCtaatgaagaagaggaaaacaaaAG TGATGAGAAAATTGCACAATCAATTATTAAGTTTTATTGGTACCAAATGCTCTTTGGAGGGAAATGAGCTCGAGGACAGTAGTAGACATCCAGATTTGTCCACTTTCAATCTAAGTTGCATTGTTGCAGCCACTGACAATTTCTCTCCGACCAACAAACTTGGGCAAGGTGGTTTTGGCTCTGTTTTTAAG GTTCAATTACCTAATGGACAACAGATAGCTGTAAAAAGGCTATCCAAGAGTTCAGGACAAGGAATAgaagaattcaaaaatgaagttaTGCTGATTGCAAAACTTCAGCATAGGAATCTTGTCAAACTTTTTGGGTGTTGCAttcaagaggaagaaaagatgTTGATTTATGAGTACATGCCCAACAAAAGCTTGGACTCCTTCATTTTTG atcaTACAAGAAGTTCCATACTAAATTGGAGAAAACGCTGTGAAATTGTTGATGGGATTGCTCGTGGGATTTTGTATCTTCATCAAGACTCAAGATTGAGAATTATCCATAGGGATCTTAAAACTAGCAATATTTTACTAGATGCTGAAATGAACCCCAAAATTTCAGACTTTGGCATGGCTCGTATATTTAAAGGGGACCAAATTCAAGACAAAACAACTAGAGTTGTTGGAACATA TGGTTATATGTCACCGGAGTATGCAATATTTGggaaattttcaataaaatcagATGTCTTCAGTTTTGGTGTCGTATTGTTGGAGATCATAAGCGGCAAGAAGAATAACGATTCTTATCAGAAACACCCTTCCCTAACTTTGATTGGCCAT GTATGGGAACTATGGAGAGAAGGTAGAGCTTTGGATATAATTGATTCATCGATAAATGATTCATATGTTTCCGATCAAGTCTTGAGATGCATTCAAATTGGGCTCTTATGTGTGCAAGAAGATGTAATGGATCGACCAACAATGTTGGCAGTTCTTCATATGCTGAGTAGTGAGGCAACACTTCCTTCTCCTAAACAACCTGCTTTCATTTTCAGAAAATCTATCCAAGATTTGGCTCCAGTCGTAGGAGGAGGTTCTTGTTCTATAAATGACATGACAATATCTAAGGTTGAAGCTCGCTAA
- the LOC115991695 gene encoding G-type lectin S-receptor-like serine/threonine-protein kinase RKS1 isoform X1: MFKSVILMVLFFPFCISLDILAPNQSIKDGQSLISKEKNFALGFFSPGNSSHRYLGIWYVKVKNQTVVWVANRNDPINDSSGVLSVNQFGNLVLHDSSNHLVWSTNVSVKRTTTSTSSVAQLQDSGNLVLVQDNNQKVLLWQSFDYPTDTLLPKMRLGVNLITGLDRFLTSWKSQDDPGSGDCFYKMIISGSPEGFVYKGSTPYWRLGPWPWQSSSPATATASSGYSIDFVNNKDEVSYAYFLDDPYIISRLVVDNSGLLQQLMWNEADLQWKETWSVPKYRCDKYGQCGAYGKCKPENSNRFDCMCLPGYEPKSPRDWYLRDGSEGCVREKLGMSMCGNGEGFVKVQHLKGPDSANAAWMDMSMSSSECEQACLSNCSCTAFISIDIDGKGTGCLAWYGELVDILENSDEGWDLNIRVDASELAKYTRKSKGFRGNKRLLAITILCVAVPFFLVSLLVYMLLMKKRKTKVMRKLHNQLLSFIGTKCSLEGNELEDSSRHPDLSTFNLSCIVAATDNFSPTNKLGQGGFGSVFKVQLPNGQQIAVKRLSKSSGQGIEEFKNEVMLIAKLQHRNLVKLFGCCIQEEEKMLIYEYMPNKSLDSFIFDHTRSSILNWRKRCEIVDGIARGILYLHQDSRLRIIHRDLKTSNILLDAEMNPKISDFGMARIFKGDQIQDKTTRVVGTYGYMSPEYAIFGKFSIKSDVFSFGVVLLEIISGKKNNDSYQKHPSLTLIGHVWELWREGRALDIIDSSINDSYVSDQVLRCIQIGLLCVQEDVMDRPTMLAVLHMLSSEATLPSPKQPAFIFRKSIQDLAPVVGGGSCSINDMTISKVEAR, translated from the exons ATGTTCAAGTCAGTAATTCTAATGGTTCTCTTCTTCCCATTTTGCATTTCCCTTGACATCTTAGCACCAAACCAATCCATCAAGGATGGCCAATCTTTgatttccaaagaaaaaaatttcgcCTTAGGCTTCTTCAGCCCTGGTAACTCTAGCCATCGGTATCTTGGTATTTGGTATGTTAAAGTGAAAAATCAAACCGTAGTATGGGTTGCGAACAGGAATGATCCTATCAATGATTCCTCCGGAGTTCTCTCAGTCAACCAGTTTGGAAACCTTGTCCTTCACGACAGTTCTAACCATCTTGTTTGGTCTACAAATGTGTCTGTTAAAAGAACAACCACCTCAACCTCCTCTGTAGCTCAGCTTCAAGATTCAGGAAACTTAGTATTGGTCCAAGACAATAACCAAAAGGTACTGTTATGGCAAAGCTTCGACTATCCCACAGATACTTTGCTTCCAAAAATGAGGCTTGGTGTGAATTTGATAACTGGACTAGACAGGTTCTTAACATCTTGGAAGTCACAAGATGACCCCGGATCTGGGGACTGCTTctataaaatgataatttctGGCTCCCCTGAAGGGTTTGTTTACAAGGGTTCGACCCCATATTGGCGGCTGGGTCCATGGCCATGGCAGAGCTCATCAccagcaacagcaacagctTCATCAGGTTATTCGATTGATTTTGTAAACAATAAAGATGAGGTATCTTATGCTTACTTTCTTGATGACCCTTATATTATTTCTAGATTAGTGGTTGACAACTCTGGATTGCTACAACAACTTATGTGGAATGAAGCTGATCTTCAATGGAAGGAGACTTGGTCAGTACCTAAATACCGCTGCGACAAGTATGGACAGTGTGGTGCGTATGGTAAATGTAAGCCTGAAAATTCTAATAGGTTCGATTGTATGTGTTTGCCAGGGTATGAACCCAAGTCTCCAAGGGATTGGTATCTCAGAGATGGTTCTGAGGGTTGTGTTAGGGAAAAGTTGGGGATGTCAATGTGTGGGAATGGAGAAGGGTTTGTGAAGGTGCAACATTTGAAGGGTCCTGATTCAGCTAATGCAGCTTGGATGGACATGAGTATGAGTAGCTCAGAGTGTGAGCAGGCATGCTTGAGTAATTGCTCTTGCACAGCTTTTATTAGTATAGATATTGATGGGAAGGGGACAGGTTGCTTGGCATGGTATGGTGAATTGGTAGACATTTTGGAGAATTCAGATGAAGGGTGGGATTTAAATATTCGTGTGGATGCATCAGAGTTAG CCAAGTATACAAGGAAGTCCAAAGGTTTTCGTGGCAACAAGAGGCTGCTGGCTATTACAATATTGTGTGTTGCTGTGCCATTTTTTCTGGTATCCTTGCTAGTCTATATGTTGCtaatgaagaagaggaaaacaaaAG TGATGAGAAAATTGCACAATCAATTATTAAGTTTTATTGGTACCAAATGCTCTTTGGAGGGAAATGAGCTCGAGGACAGTAGTAGACATCCAGATTTGTCCACTTTCAATCTAAGTTGCATTGTTGCAGCCACTGACAATTTCTCTCCGACCAACAAACTTGGGCAAGGTGGTTTTGGCTCTGTTTTTAAG GTTCAATTACCTAATGGACAACAGATAGCTGTAAAAAGGCTATCCAAGAGTTCAGGACAAGGAATAgaagaattcaaaaatgaagttaTGCTGATTGCAAAACTTCAGCATAGGAATCTTGTCAAACTTTTTGGGTGTTGCAttcaagaggaagaaaagatgTTGATTTATGAGTACATGCCCAACAAAAGCTTGGACTCCTTCATTTTTG atcaTACAAGAAGTTCCATACTAAATTGGAGAAAACGCTGTGAAATTGTTGATGGGATTGCTCGTGGGATTTTGTATCTTCATCAAGACTCAAGATTGAGAATTATCCATAGGGATCTTAAAACTAGCAATATTTTACTAGATGCTGAAATGAACCCCAAAATTTCAGACTTTGGCATGGCTCGTATATTTAAAGGGGACCAAATTCAAGACAAAACAACTAGAGTTGTTGGAACATA TGGTTATATGTCACCGGAGTATGCAATATTTGggaaattttcaataaaatcagATGTCTTCAGTTTTGGTGTCGTATTGTTGGAGATCATAAGCGGCAAGAAGAATAACGATTCTTATCAGAAACACCCTTCCCTAACTTTGATTGGCCAT GTATGGGAACTATGGAGAGAAGGTAGAGCTTTGGATATAATTGATTCATCGATAAATGATTCATATGTTTCCGATCAAGTCTTGAGATGCATTCAAATTGGGCTCTTATGTGTGCAAGAAGATGTAATGGATCGACCAACAATGTTGGCAGTTCTTCATATGCTGAGTAGTGAGGCAACACTTCCTTCTCCTAAACAACCTGCTTTCATTTTCAGAAAATCTATCCAAGATTTGGCTCCAGTCGTAGGAGGAGGTTCTTGTTCTATAAATGACATGACAATATCTAAGGTTGAAGCTCGCTAA